One Pempheris klunzingeri isolate RE-2024b chromosome 22, fPemKlu1.hap1, whole genome shotgun sequence DNA segment encodes these proteins:
- the yeats4 gene encoding YEATS domain-containing protein 4: MFKKMTEFGPDSGGRVKGVTIVKPIVFGNVARYFGKKREEDGHTHQWSVYVKPYRNEDMSAYVKKIQFKLHESYGNPLRVVTKPPYEITETGWGEFEIIVKIFFIDPNERPVTLYHLLKLFQSDSSAMPKKTVVSEFYDEMIFQDPTAMMQQLLTTSRQLTLGAYKHETEFGELEQRTKEKMEAAKKRTSQEITELKDKLKASRENINHLKAEIRKLEEDGDHKEH, encoded by the exons ATGTTCAAAAAGATGACTGAATTCGGTCCAGATTCCGGGGGACGAGTTAAG GGAGTAACCATTGTGAAGCCTATTGTGTTTGGAAATGTTGCCCGCTATTttgggaagaagagagaggaggatggacaCACGCATCAGTGGTCTGTCTATGTGAAGCCTTACAGAAATGAG GATATGTCCGCCTATGTTAAGAAGATCCAGTTCAAGCTACATGAGAGCTATGGAAACCCATTGAGAG TGGTGACGAAGCCTCCGTATGAGATTACGGAGACCGGCTGGGGGGAGTTTGAGATCATCGTCAAGATCTTCTTCATCGACCCCAATGAGAGACCT GTGACGCTGTACCATCTGTTGAAGCTGTTCCAGTCAGACTCCAGCGCCATGCCTAAGAAGACAGTTGTCTCTGAATTCTACGATGAAATG ATCTTCCAGGATCCTACAGCCATGATGCAGCAGCTACTGACCACATCAAGACAGCTCACTCTGGGAGCGTACAAGCATGAGACGGagt tcgGTGAGCTGGAACAGAGGACCAAGGAGAAAATGGAAGCAGCAAAGAAGCGAACCAGCCAGGAGATCACAGAGCTGAAAGACAAACTGAAAGCCAGCAGAGAGAACATCAACCACCTGAAGGCAGAGATCAGGAAACTGGAGGAGGACGGAGACCACAAGGAGCACTGA
- the napepld gene encoding N-acyl-phosphatidylethanolamine-hydrolyzing phospholipase D isoform X1, with translation METVLCRPVCLLSVWKFGKHAARVNAVCLLGLKSLQVSFLTRGVNSRCGAEPMEKPSSSGRAALEEGKALVEDAEVLRGAEGGEVHPQTPRKSSSSRKSFRLDYRLEEEVTKSCRDKHGRWTNPWPTWRFPSYTTLLRFLLLDKNHSNIPTTKEALDSELPVMEPYFVQNPDLSDSGPGLRVTWLGHATVLVEMDGLNILTDPIFSQRASPFQFVGPKRYRGPPCAVEQLPRIDAVVISHSHYDHLDAGSVASLNARFGGELRWFVPLGLMDWLVKMGCENVMELDWWEENCVPGHDDITFVCTPSQHWSKRTALDDNKSLWGSWSILGPDHRFFFAGDTGYCSSFQEIGKRFGPFDLAAIPIGAYLPRDMMQGQHVDPEEAVQIHQDLQARQSVAIHWGTFALAYEYYLEPPVRLREAMEQKGLNPESFFTLHHGESRLITSEGEVFDKSSP, from the exons ATGGAGACGGTGCTGTGCAGGCCGGTGTGTTTACTGTCCGTGTGGAAGTTTGGGAAACACGCGGCGCGAGTGAATGCAGTTTGTCTGCTCGGGTTAAAATCCCTCCAGGTGTCGTTTCTCACCAGGGGGGTGAATTCAAG gTGTGGTGCTGAGCCCATGGAGAAGCCGTCATCTTCAGGCAGAGCAGCGCTGGAGGAGGGGAAAGCCCTGGTCGAG GATGCTGAAGTGCTGAGAGGTGCTGAGGGTGGAGAGGTGCATCCTCAGACCCCGAGGAAGAGCAGCTCCTCCCGCAAGAGCTTCCGTCTGGACTACAGGCTGGAG GAGGAAGTGACAAAGTCCTGTCGGGACAAACATGGCCGCTGGACCAACCCCTGGCCCACATGGCGGTTTCCTTCCTACACCACCCTGCTTAGGTTCCTGCTGCTGGATAAAAATCACAGCAATATACCGACTACTAAAGAG GCTCTGGACAGTGAGCTCCCAGTGATGGAACCGTACTTCGTCCAGAACCCAGACCTCTCTGACTCTGGTCCAGGTCTGAGAGTCACCTGGCTGGGCCACGCCACGGTTCTGGTTGAAATGGACGGGCTGAATATTCTGACAGACCCAATTTTCAGCCAGAGGGCCTCACCGTTCCAGTTCGTCGGGCCCAAAAGGTACCGAGGGCCCCCCTGCGCTGTGGAACAG CTGCCCAGAATCGACGCTGTCGTCATCAGTCATTCTCATTACGACCATCTGGACGCAGGATCTGTGGCCAGCCTTAACGCACGCTTCGGAGGGGAGCTACGCTG gttCGTGCCCCTGGGTCTGATGGACTGGCTGGTGAAGATGGGCTGTGAGAACGTGATGGAGCTGGACTGGTGGGAGGAGAACTGCGTCCCGGGTCATGACGACATCACATTTGTCTGCACACCCTCTCAGCACTGGAGCAAACGCACTGCACTGGACGACAACAAG tcttTATGGGGCAGCTGGTCCATTTTGGGTCCGGACCATCGATTCTTCTTCGCGGGTGATACCGGCTACTGCTCTTCCTTCCAGGAGATTGGAAAACGCTTCGGACCATTTGACCTTGCAGCAATCCCCATCGGAGCTTACCTGCCCAG GGATATGATGCAGGGGCAGCATGTAGATCCTGAAGAGGCTGTTCAGATTCACCAAGACCTCCAGGCCAGACAGTCCGTGGCCATCCACTGGGGAACCTTTGCACTTGCCTATGAG TACTACCTGGAGCCACCGGTCCGTCTCAGAGAGGCCATGGAACAGAAAGGACTGAACCCAGAATCCTTCTTCACTTTGCATCACGGGGAGTCTCGCCTTATAACTTCAGAGGGAGAGGTCTTTGACAAATCCTCTCCTTAG
- the napepld gene encoding N-acyl-phosphatidylethanolamine-hydrolyzing phospholipase D isoform X2, protein MEKPSSSGRAALEEGKALVEDAEVLRGAEGGEVHPQTPRKSSSSRKSFRLDYRLEEEVTKSCRDKHGRWTNPWPTWRFPSYTTLLRFLLLDKNHSNIPTTKEALDSELPVMEPYFVQNPDLSDSGPGLRVTWLGHATVLVEMDGLNILTDPIFSQRASPFQFVGPKRYRGPPCAVEQLPRIDAVVISHSHYDHLDAGSVASLNARFGGELRWFVPLGLMDWLVKMGCENVMELDWWEENCVPGHDDITFVCTPSQHWSKRTALDDNKSLWGSWSILGPDHRFFFAGDTGYCSSFQEIGKRFGPFDLAAIPIGAYLPRDMMQGQHVDPEEAVQIHQDLQARQSVAIHWGTFALAYEYYLEPPVRLREAMEQKGLNPESFFTLHHGESRLITSEGEVFDKSSP, encoded by the exons ATGGAGAAGCCGTCATCTTCAGGCAGAGCAGCGCTGGAGGAGGGGAAAGCCCTGGTCGAG GATGCTGAAGTGCTGAGAGGTGCTGAGGGTGGAGAGGTGCATCCTCAGACCCCGAGGAAGAGCAGCTCCTCCCGCAAGAGCTTCCGTCTGGACTACAGGCTGGAG GAGGAAGTGACAAAGTCCTGTCGGGACAAACATGGCCGCTGGACCAACCCCTGGCCCACATGGCGGTTTCCTTCCTACACCACCCTGCTTAGGTTCCTGCTGCTGGATAAAAATCACAGCAATATACCGACTACTAAAGAG GCTCTGGACAGTGAGCTCCCAGTGATGGAACCGTACTTCGTCCAGAACCCAGACCTCTCTGACTCTGGTCCAGGTCTGAGAGTCACCTGGCTGGGCCACGCCACGGTTCTGGTTGAAATGGACGGGCTGAATATTCTGACAGACCCAATTTTCAGCCAGAGGGCCTCACCGTTCCAGTTCGTCGGGCCCAAAAGGTACCGAGGGCCCCCCTGCGCTGTGGAACAG CTGCCCAGAATCGACGCTGTCGTCATCAGTCATTCTCATTACGACCATCTGGACGCAGGATCTGTGGCCAGCCTTAACGCACGCTTCGGAGGGGAGCTACGCTG gttCGTGCCCCTGGGTCTGATGGACTGGCTGGTGAAGATGGGCTGTGAGAACGTGATGGAGCTGGACTGGTGGGAGGAGAACTGCGTCCCGGGTCATGACGACATCACATTTGTCTGCACACCCTCTCAGCACTGGAGCAAACGCACTGCACTGGACGACAACAAG tcttTATGGGGCAGCTGGTCCATTTTGGGTCCGGACCATCGATTCTTCTTCGCGGGTGATACCGGCTACTGCTCTTCCTTCCAGGAGATTGGAAAACGCTTCGGACCATTTGACCTTGCAGCAATCCCCATCGGAGCTTACCTGCCCAG GGATATGATGCAGGGGCAGCATGTAGATCCTGAAGAGGCTGTTCAGATTCACCAAGACCTCCAGGCCAGACAGTCCGTGGCCATCCACTGGGGAACCTTTGCACTTGCCTATGAG TACTACCTGGAGCCACCGGTCCGTCTCAGAGAGGCCATGGAACAGAAAGGACTGAACCCAGAATCCTTCTTCACTTTGCATCACGGGGAGTCTCGCCTTATAACTTCAGAGGGAGAGGTCTTTGACAAATCCTCTCCTTAG